The genomic window AATGTTGAACGTCGGTGATGGGTTCCCCATCGAACACCGTGACATCATTCAACCCACGGAGGTCCGCGCAAAAGCGGTACTtcccttcttctttctttttgacgAGAACAATGGATGAATTGTAAGCTGAGTTGGCGGGTTCGATGACTCCTAGCTTCAACATCTCTTCGACTTCATTCTCCACCATCTTCACATACGCATGTGGAATGGGGCGTGGTCTTATATAGACCGGTTTCTTGTCTGTGACCTCGATTCGACACGTAGTCAGATTCGTGGTGAGTGGTACGTCGGTCAGATTATCTAGTCTGTCCGCGCAGATCTGTCTCGCTTCAGTTCGCTGTGACTGAGTGAGTTTCTCTGAAAAGTGCACGTGGTCTAAACCTTCTGTGCGCTTTGTCTCAAATGTTGGGATAGTCCTCTGACTGTCCAACCTGAAGATGTCGTCGTTAGTGGTTTCGTCCTCCTCTACCACTACTGAGACGAtcacttcttcctcttcttcttctactactgCAACCGGAATTGTTCCATCGGTGACAGGTTGCTCACGTTCGACGTAAGACTTGAGGAGGTTGACATGGAATACTTTTTCCTTCCTCCTTACTTGGACTTTGTAGTCGAAATCATTCAACTTCTCTAACACTTCAAATGGACCTTGCCAAGTGAgttccagtttgtttgttttcaatggctTGAGAATCAGGACTTTCTCTCCTGGTTTTAGCGaccttggtttggctttacgaTCGTAATATTGAGCAGATCGCACTGAGGCTTTTTTCAGGTTCTCTCGAGCGAGCAAACAGGTCTCTTCGATCCTCTCACGAAGGTTCACTACATATTCCGCAGTGGTTTTGACCTCATCTGAGACGCTCTCATCTGTCCAAATCTGTCTCAAGAGTTGCATTGGTCCTCTGACAGTACGCCCGAACAACAGTTCGAATGGCGAGAAACCTAAACTCTCTTGAGGAGTCTCGCGGTATGCGAACAGTAATGCAGAGATGAACGTATCCCATGCTTTGGGCTGTTCTATGCACATCTTTTTGAGCATgttctttaacgtgccattcatTCTCTCGCACAAACCATTTCCAGCTGGATGAAATACCGCAGAGGTTTTCCTTTTGATGCGGAGGAGTTCAGTGACTTCCTGCATCAGAGTGCCTGTGAACTGGCTCCCGTTATCAGACAATATTTCACTTGGGATACCGAGTCTAGTCCAAAAATCCCACAAAGCATCGGCTACTGTCTCGGCGTGAATGTCCTTCAACGCGACAGCTTCAGGGTAGCGGGTGGCAAAGTCAACCATGACGAGGATGTACCGTTTTTTGTTCTCGGACATAGGAAGAATAGGCCCGATGATATCGACTGCTACTCTTCTGAAAGCAGTCTCAAACACTGGCATCTTGCCCAATGGGACCTTCTTCGTAAGGTGTTTTGGCGCGGATCGCTGGCAAGCGTCACATGACAAGCAGTAGCGGCGGATCTCAACACCACAGCATGGCCACCAAAATTCGCGTCTAATCCTTTCGGCGGTACGACGCTGACCTTGGTGTCCTGCCATTGGATGATCATGGCCGAATGCGAGCACCTTACTACGGAACGATTTGGGAAGAATAACCTTCAAAGACTCCTCTCCTTTCCGATTGAACGTCGACTGGTACAAGATACCATTCTTTTCCACGACCCTCATGTGGCCTCTCTCTTCTCCGGTAGCAGCTTGTTTCCTGATGCTGTCTAACGAAGGATCTGTCTTCTGAGCCTCGCGTAAGTCCTTTGGAGTAAACATATCCGATGTTGGCTCCCGGCTACTTGGCTTACTCGCAGATTTGTCTCTATCATTGTCCAATTTGGACTGTGCTCTGGTATCTACGGCCCCAGCGACTGTCTCAGCGCTGTCGTGATACCAGGCAGGTTCTCTGACAGGGAAAATCGGTGTTTTCCTCCTGTCGTTCTGAGTTCCATGGAACTCCCCTATGAGCACCGGCATTATGGGATCCGCCATGACCACGACTTCTGTCTCTCCGCAGAAGAAGGGCGAATCCACATGAATGATCGCGGTCTCGCAGTACCGGACTTTACTTTTGTCCGCTAACGTGGTCCTCTTTCTCTGACCAGTCATTTTGTCGGCCGGCACAAGATGTGCGGCCACCACAATCGAGCTACAGCCCGAGTCTCTCAGGGCGTTCACTCGTTTGCCGTTGACTTTGACGTCAACTAGATCCGAAAACTTTTTTGTGGTGCAGTCTCGACACAATTTATCTAACGGGGATTTTCTTCCCTGTGTTTCGCGTCGGACATCTTCAACCGTCACAGCTCCGGCGGTGTTGCCTTTTTTCCGTAAGGGACAATCGCTCGAACGGTGTAGACCCACGCGACAATAGAAGCATAGTCCTGCTTCTCGGAGTTTTTCGCGTTCCGCCGGTGTCAAAGAAGATCTTTTACCTTGTTCAGGTGATGGTTTATGATCCTTCTCAAAACGTTTCGTTCCGTCCTGAGGAGTTCGCGTTGGTGTCGGTCTCAATTTATTTTGGCTTCTGTTCAGCTCATAATCGGACGCGAGTTTTCCCATCTCCTTGGCATTGATCGGGTTCCGGTCTTTGACATGTACGGCGAGATCAGAAGGCATTGACTGCAAGGACTGCTCTCGCAGGATCAAATCGGTTAATCCTTTGACAGTTTTCTCGCACGGATCAAGCTCGATCCACTTGGTTAGGTACCGATCGAGTCTAGTGATGTGTTCTTTGTAAGTTTCCGCGGGATTACGTCTAGTATTGCGGAATTTCATGCGATATTGCTCAGCGGTGAGCTGGAATCCTTCAAATAACGCGCTCTTCACCTTTTCATAGTCATCAACATCCTCATCGTCCATTTTGGACACGATGGTACGGGCCTTACCTTTCAAGAAGTATATCAGCCGGGAGGCTTTCTTTGATTCGTCCAAATTCATATCTCTGGCATAGTGTTCAAACTGTTTGAGCCAGGATTCAACGTCATCCTTGTCATCAAGGTAAGGGATTTTGGGAATGAAACGGGGATCATGGTCATGTGAGGATTGGGAAGGATGAGCTGCGTTTTCATTCGTGTTCATCTGAACCTCGCTCTGAATGCGCAGCTCTTCTATCCTAaagagtctgtctctctcattctctttgaATTGGCGCTCATCTTTACGCTCTTGAGCTTCTCGCTCATGTTCACGCTCTTGAGCTGCTCGTTCTTTATCCCTCTCCCCTTGGACGAATGACTGTAGTTCCTTTCCCTCCAAACCCAACTCTTTCCCCATGGTGATCAATTCCTTGATCGAACTGACGCTGGGACTTGATGGAACGGCCTGCTCGACATGTCCGTTCACAGGCTGAGCGGCGTGGCCGTCATCACCTAGATCGGTGATATCAATCAGATTTGCTCCTTCTGTATATTCTGGGTCTATGCCCACAGTTGACGAGAATCTGGTGTAGTGCTGATGATGTCTGGTATCAGCCATTTTATGTAATCCCTCAAAATACAAAACTTTGGTACATCCACTCTTGGTGGTACTCTAATATGGAAGACTCTTACCCGCAGGTATTGTTCAACCTTTCAACACTGGTACAAACAATGTTACACGCGCAcgtgatttttcctacacctgtccTTCGTCTCTATCTTGAACCGAAACGACTAACTAGGACTTAGCGGTGTGTCGCTGAGTAAGTTGCCTTACAAAGCCTTATGTGATGACGACCTTCAGTCTGTCAACACACCCACAGAAGTTTTCCCCACTATTAACTATCAACCCGCGGGTTATAGATAACTAATAATGTGAAGCACAACTTAAATAAGCAACACGTTTTAAATGTTACTCCGACTAGAGTTATAATTTAATCTGAACTTAAACTAAGGTCCTAGTACTATCGAGCGTCCATCCTGGTTGGAATTATAACACACTCACCGTTTTGATCAGAACTTGAGAGTATAATTCGAACCGACAGTTAGTTAGTAAACT from Littorina saxatilis isolate snail1 unplaced genomic scaffold, US_GU_Lsax_2.0 scaffold_1101, whole genome shotgun sequence includes these protein-coding regions:
- the LOC138955012 gene encoding uncharacterized protein, translating into MADTRHHQHYTRFSSTVGIDPEYTEGANLIDITDLGDDGHAAQPVNGHVEQAVPSSPSVSSIKELITMGKELGLEGKELQSFVQGERDKERAAQEREHEREAQERKDERQFKENERDRLFRIEELRIQSEVQMNTNENAAHPSQSSHDHDPRFIPKIPYLDDKDDVESWLKQFEHYARDMNLDESKKASRLIYFLKGKARTIVSKMDDEDVDDYEKVKSALFEGFQLTAEQYRMKFRNTRRNPAETYKEHITRLDRYLTKWIELDPCEKTVKGLTDLILREQSLQSMPSDLAVHVKDRNPINAKEMGKLASDYELNRSQNKLRPTPTRTPQDGTKRFEKDHKPSPEQGKRSSLTPAEREKLREAGLCFYCRVGLHRSSDCPLRKKGNTAGAVTVEDVRRETQGRKSPLDKLCRDCTTKKFSDLVDVKVNGKRVNALRDSGCSSIVVAAHLVPADKMTGQRKRTTLADKSKVRYCETAIIHVDSPFFCGETEVVVMADPIMPVLIGEFHGTQNDRRKTPIFPVREPAWYHDSAETVAGAVDTRAQSKLDNDRDKSASKPSSREPTSDMFTPKDLREAQKTDPSLDSIRKQAATGEERGHMRVVEKNGILYQSTFNRKGEESLKVILPKSFRSKVLAFGHDHPMAGHQGQRRTAERIRREFWWPCCGVEIRRYCLSCDACQRSAPKHLTKKVPLGKMPVFETAFRRVAVDIIGPILPMSENKKRYILVMVDFATRYPEAVALKDIHAETVADALWDFWTRLGIPSEILSDNGSQFTGTLMQEVTELLRIKRKTSAVFHPAGNGLCERMNGTLKNMLKKMCIEQPKAWDTFISALLFAYRETPQESLGFSPFELLFGRTVRGPMQLLRQIWTDESVSDEVKTTAEYVVNLRERIEETCLLARENLKKASVRSAQYYDRKAKPRSLKPGEKVLILKPLKTNKLELTWQGPFEVLEKLNDFDYKVQVRRKEKVFHVNLLKSYVEREQPVTDGTIPVAVVEEEEEEVIVSVVVEEDETTNDDIFRLDSQRTIPTFETKRTEGLDHVHFSEKLTQSQRTEARQICADRLDNLTDVPLTTNLTTCRIEVTDKKPVYIRPRPIPHAYVKMVENEVEEMLKLGVIEPANSAYNSSIVLVKKKEEGKYRFCADL